A region of the Thalassoroseus pseudoceratinae genome:
CTATAATAGCCGTCCGCGCAATAATTCAAATTTCGCGAACAACCCAGAATCGGGGCGTGGCTCAGCTTGGTAGAGCGCTGCGTTCGGGACGCAGAGGTCGCTGGTTCAAATCCAGTCGCCCCGACTCTTAACTTCAATCGTTTCAACACTTTCTGGCTTTTTCCCCTTCACTCGAAAATACCTCCGAGATACCATTTTGGGTCCCAATTTCCCGAAAAAGGTATCTCCGAAGGTATCTCGCGATGTGAAGGGTGTTTTTTATGCCGCGTAAGATTCAGCTGACCTAGCAACCTGGTGCTGACGGTCGGAGTGGACGCTGGAAGAAGAAGTATCGAGGCTAGACGCTTTACCTGGGAACGGCCCCGTCCAAAAGCGATGTTCCAGCTTACAAAGTTGCGTTCGATCGCTGGCTGGAAGAAAAAGCCCGGCTCGATGCGGAGCGAGCGAAGCAGCCCAAGCCGCTTCTTGCGGAGTACGAGCAAGCGATCTCGGAATGGATGGCCGTCTGCCAGTGGTGTGATTCTCATGGAGAAAGTGAACTCGCGAACCAAGCCCGAACAAAGATCGCCGAACTTCAACATCGGCTGACCAGTTCGTCACCAACGGCTCTTGAGTGGGATGATCGCTTTCTCAATCGTTTCGAGATTCCGCCGGAAACATTGTCTGGCATCCTGGAGCAAGTCCAGCGTGCCGACCGTGAACCGATCGACGTTGCAGCGATGCGGACCGCTTTGGAAGCCAGCCGAAAAACGCGACCAGCGGGGGCCGAGTCTGGAGCGGCTCGGATCGGAACGGATGAAATTCGCATCCAACAGCGAGTCTGGCAAGATCGTATTGAGTCGAGTGCTGAGCCAGCAAATCCCGATCTCCGATTCTCCCACCAACTTGATCTTCTGCTGGCGGAAGAGCAAAAGCGTGTGCAAGCCGGGACGTTGTCAGCCGGTCGCTTCACTTCCAAGCGAGTCAATCTCAAACATTTCGGTCAATGGTTTGGCTCGACGCGGGCGGTCGACGAAATCACCAGCGAGGTGATTCTGGCATACCGTCAATTCTTGCTGGAAGCGATTGGGGAGCAAACGTTGGCCCGGGCTACGGCTCACAATCGGCTCCAAGATGCAACGGCGATGATCCGCCGGCTGTGGCGTGCCGACCTGCTCACGAATCTTCCGCGTGTACTGACCGGCAACACTCGCGAGTTGGCCATCGGCACCGATACCCGCCGACCAGAATTCTTTACCGTTAGTGAAGTTCAAACTTGCTTGAAGAACGCGAACGAACGTTTGGAGTTATACCTGCTGCTAATGCTCAACTGCGGGATGTACCAGGGAGATATCGCGGCGCTGAAGCCTGCGGAAGTGGACTGGAGACACGGCATCATTATTCGCAAACGCAGCAAGACAGCTCATCATGATTCCGTTCCCGAAGTCCGTTATCGCCTCTGGCCGCGGACGTGGGAACTGCTGAAGTCTCATCGGCAGCCGCAAGGTCAGATTGTGTTGTGCAACCAGCAGGGAAATCCGTTGGTGAACCGATCGATTCGTGACGATGGAACCGCGACAACCAATGACAGCATCAAAAATGCCTACGATCGGCTGAAGAAGAAAACGGGTATCAAGAAACCGCTCAAATTGCTGCGAAAAACGTCGGCAAATCTCATCGCCAATAATCCTGATTTCCGAGGTCTGGAGAATCTTTTCCTCGGCCACAGTCCCTCAAGAACGGCCGATCGCTTCTACGTTGATGCTTGTGACCAACTCGATCACGCAATTTGTTGGCTGGCAACGCAATACCAGGTCGACCAGTGTGGGCTTCGCGATCAATAAACTCGGCAATCTAGCATTATGGGGCGATCTTGGCCAATCACCCATTATAGACGCCTCCACAAACGAACTCGTCCATCACTCACGTTGCTGTAACCTAGGCATTTCCCTATGCGTCCAGCGAGAATGATGAGACCTGATTCTCGTAGGCTCTGCCAAGCAACATTCGGACCGCAGCGTACGTTAACGGTGGCTGTCTGCGGTTCGGTCCTGATGGCTTGCTTTACATCTCGACGGGCGATGCGAGTTCGCCGAGCCCCCCAGATGGCTTGAACACCGGCCAGGACATTTCTGATCTGCTCGCGTCGATTTTGCGAATCGATGTCCGCGGTGCGAGCCAAGACCGACCGTACCGAATCCCGCCGGACAATCCGTTCGTCAACCGCGACGACGCTCGGCCGGAAGTCTGGGCGTACGGCTTGCGCAACCCGTGGAAGATGAACTTCGACGACGCCGGTAACCTGTGGGTGGGCGATGTCGGCCGGGAACTGTGGGAGATGATTTATCGCATCGAACGCGGTGGCAACTATGGTTGGAGCATCACGGAAGGCCCGCAACCGGTGCGTCCGGAAAGCCCCCGTGGACCGACGCCGATCCTGCCTCCCGCAGCCGCCCATTCGCATATCGAATCGCGTTCGATCACCGGCGGGGCTGTGTATCGCGGCGACCGTTTGTCGCAACTCCGTGGGGCCTACATCTACGGCGATTACGTCACCGGCAAACTCTGGAGCTTTCGTTACCAGGACGGTCGGGTGACGGAGCGGCAGGAGATCGCGGACTCTTCGCTCGCGATCATTACCTTCGGCGAAACCCGCGAGGGGGAGTTGTTCATCGTCGGATATGACGGCACGATTCATCGTCTGGTGCCGAATCCGGCGGAAGCGACGAACAGCAAGTTCCCCGTCCTATTGAGCGAAACCGGTTTGTTCGAATCCGTC
Encoded here:
- a CDS encoding tyrosine-type recombinase/integrase, whose translation is MAVCQWCDSHGESELANQARTKIAELQHRLTSSSPTALEWDDRFLNRFEIPPETLSGILEQVQRADREPIDVAAMRTALEASRKTRPAGAESGAARIGTDEIRIQQRVWQDRIESSAEPANPDLRFSHQLDLLLAEEQKRVQAGTLSAGRFTSKRVNLKHFGQWFGSTRAVDEITSEVILAYRQFLLEAIGEQTLARATAHNRLQDATAMIRRLWRADLLTNLPRVLTGNTRELAIGTDTRRPEFFTVSEVQTCLKNANERLELYLLLMLNCGMYQGDIAALKPAEVDWRHGIIIRKRSKTAHHDSVPEVRYRLWPRTWELLKSHRQPQGQIVLCNQQGNPLVNRSIRDDGTATTNDSIKNAYDRLKKKTGIKKPLKLLRKTSANLIANNPDFRGLENLFLGHSPSRTADRFYVDACDQLDHAICWLATQYQVDQCGLRDQ